The Tripterygium wilfordii isolate XIE 37 chromosome 5, ASM1340144v1, whole genome shotgun sequence genome window below encodes:
- the LOC119998946 gene encoding protein OCTOPUS-like yields the protein MNLNAEPPQPPQPHRFSTSCDRHPDEHFTGFCPSCLCERLSVLDKSNSASTSRKPPPIPTTSTATAALKAIFKPSSSNSGAGGSSRPSFFSELRRTQSFSASKNEGLGFSGLFEPQRKSCDVRARSTLWSLFYQEDDRKTSKKETRGANVDTEVVDSRNLASSSSVRVVKEEEEVEIETLSQSDNEDEDNSRDSEDPNLASNVNYSRSNPLNPIEHRVPEIVEEEVEEEEEDPKQEQELELEPEPVLEIVHEEDMKPMKDYMDLDAQAKKPSGRDFKEIAGSFWSAASVFSKKWQKWRQKQKLKKRRNDGGGSATLPVEKPIGRQYRETQSEIADYGLGRRSCDTDPRFSLDAGRISFDDPRYSFDEPRASWDGYLTGRNFAASTRMPTMLSVVEDAPVHVSRSDTQIPVEEHTSSTSTNEDGTVPGGSMQTWEYYSDSSSRRRRSLDRSNSIRKTAAAVVAEMDEMKSVSNAKVTPATVDYFNGLKLPDMRDSNSNSLRDDCSETFEIGFRDNASVVGNGERKGTKKSKRWTKAWNIWGFIHRRSINKDEDDDRYSRANGVERSFSESWQELRGEGNGEARGTFNPKVLRSNSSVSWRNSNGIGGLFGNSRKNGVETTGNGKKRKDEFVLERNRSARYSPNNIDNGLLRFYLTPMRGSRRAGIMKNRANHAHSIARSVLRLY from the coding sequence ATGAATCTCAACGCAGAGCCACCACAGCCTCCGCAGCCCCACCGTTTCTCCACCTCTTGTGACCGGCACCCTGACGAGCACTTCACCGGATTCTGTCCTTCATGTCTCTGCGAACGACTTTCCGTCTTGGACAAATCAAATTCTGCCTCCACATCACGTAAACCTCCTCCTATCCCCACCACCTCCACCGCCACAGCCGCCCTCAAGGCCATCTTCAAGCCATCCTCCTCGAATTCCGGCGCAGGAGGCTCGTCAAGGCCCTCTTTCTTCTCCGAGCTCCGTCGGACGCAATCGTTCTCTGCCTCGAAAAACGAGGGATTggggttttctgggttgtttgaACCCCAGAGGAAATCTTGTGACGTTAGGGCTCGAAGCACTCTCTGGTCTCTATTCTACCAGGAAGACGACCGAAAGACGTCGAAGAAGGAAACCAGAGGAGCAAATGTTGACACTGAGGTTGTTGATTCCAGGAATTTAGCGTCGTCTTCAAGTGTTCGCGTCGtgaaagaagaggaggaagttGAGATTGAAACCTTAAGCCAGAGCGATAACGAAGACGAGGACAACTCTCGGGATTCGGAGGATCCCAATTTAGCATCAAATGTCAACTACTCACGCTCGAACCCCTTGAATCCAATCGAACACAGGGTTCCAGAGATTGTTGAGGAAGAagttgaagaagaggaggaagaccCAAAGCAAGAGCAAGAGCTCGAGCTCGAGCCCGAGCCAGTGCTGGAGATAGTGCATGAAGAGGATATGAAACCAATGAAGGACTACATGGATCTCGATGCCCAGGCCAAGAAGCCATCTGGGAGGGACTTTAAGGAGATTGCGGGTAGCTTCTGGTCAGCCGCGTCGGTATTCAGCAAGAAATGGCAGAAATGGAGGCAAAAACAGAAACTGAAGAAGCGGAGAAATGATGGTGGTGGGTCTGCCACATTGCCTGTAGAGAAGCCTATTGGGCGGCAATATAGAGAAACCCAGTCGGAGATTGCAGATTACGGGTTAGGGAGGAGGTCCTGCGACACGGATCCAAGATTCTCACTCGATGCGGGTCGGATATCCTTTGATGATCCGCGATACTCCTTCGACGAGCCTCGCGCTTCCTGGGATGGGTATTTGACTGGAAGAAATTTCGCTGCAAGTACTAGAATGCCTACAATGCTATCAGTTGTAGAGGATGCACCTGTCCATGTTTCAAGGTCTGATACCCAAATCCCAGTTGAAGAGCACACGAGCTCGACCTCGACCAATGAGGACGGAACTGTTCCTGGCGGGTCTATGCAGACTTGGGAGTACTACTCGGATTCTTCTTCCAGGAGAAGGAGGAGTCTTGACAGGTCAAACTCCATAAGAAAGACTGCAGCAGCAGTAGTTGCAGAGATGGATGAAATGAAGTCCGTTTCTAACGCAAAGGTAACTCCAGCTACTGTTGATTACTTCAATGGATTGAAGTTACCTGATATGAGGGATTCCAATTCGAATTCATTGAGGGATGATTGCTCTGAAACTTTTGAGATTGGATTCAGAGACAATGCATCTGTGGTGGGTAATGGTGAACGGAAGGGGACAAAAAAGTCTAAGAGATGGACTAAGGCATGGAACATCTGGGGTTTTATACACCGGCGAAGCATTAACaaggatgaggatgatgatagATATAGTAGAGCAAATGGGGTAGAGAGGTCTTTCTCTGAGTCTTGGCAGGAACTAAGGGGAGAGGGTAATGGGGAAGCAAGGGGGACTTTCAATCCCAAAGTTTTGAGGAGCAACAGTAGCGTTAGTTGGAGAAATTCTAATGGCATTGGTGGATTATTTGGTAACTCAAGGAAGAATGGTGTTGAGACAACTGGGAATGGAAAGAAGAGGAAGGATGAATTTGTGTTGGAACGGAATAGGAGTGCGAGGTATTCGCCCAACAACATTGATAATGGACTGCTGAGGTTCTACTTGACTCCAATGAGGGGCAGTAGGCGAGCTGGAATCATGAAGAATAGGGCGAATCATGCACATTCTATTGCAAGGAGCGTACTACGATTGTACTAA
- the LOC119998414 gene encoding laccase-4-like — MEVSYCLRFLLLIACLSPALVECRVRHYTFNVVMKNTTRLCSSKPIVTVNGKFPGPTLYAREDDTVLVRVINKVKYNVSIHWHGIRQLRTGWADGPAYITQCPIPPRQNYVYNFTITGQRGTLLWHAHILWLRSTVHGAIVILPKRGVPYPFPTPHKEVVVILAEWWKSDTEAVINQALKSGLAPNVSDAHTINGHPGTLSTCPSQGGFTLPVQSGKTYMLRIINAALNEELFFKIAGHQLTIVEVDATYVKPFKTDTILIAPGQTTNALITTDQNTGKYLVAAAPFMDSPIAVDNVTATATLHYSGTLSNAATTLTTPPPQNATAVANKFTNSLKSLNSQKYPAKVPLKIDHHLFFTVGLGVNPCPTCKAGNGSRVVASVNNVTFVMPTTALLQAHFFNISGVFTTDFPRNPPHKFNYTGTPPANLQTTNGTKVYKLKYNSTVQLVMQDTGIISTENHPVHLHGFNFFAVGRGVGNYNPKTDPNNFNLVDPVERNTIGVPSGGWVAIRFRADNPGVWFMHCHLEVHTTWGLKMAFLVDDGKGPNESLLPPPSDLPKC, encoded by the exons atGGAGGTCTCTTATTGTCTTAGATTTCTGCTTCTCATTGCCTGCCTTTCTCCAGCTTTGGTCGAATGCAGGGTCCGGCACTACACCTTCAAT GTGGTGATGAAAAATACTACCAGACTATGTTCAAGTAAGCCTATTGTCACTGTCAATGGGAAGTTCCCAGGACCCACTCTTTATGCCAGGGAAGATGACACAGTGCTTGTTAGGGTCATCAACAAAGTCAAGTATAATGTCTCTATTCACTG GCATGGCATCCGGCAACTCCGAACCGGCTGGGCTGATGGACCTGCATATATTACCCAGTGCCCAATCCCTCCAAGGCAAAACTATGTGTACAATTTCACCATTACAGGCCAGAGAGGCACACTCCTCTGGCATGCACACATTCTCTGGTTGAGGTCCACTGTCCATGGTGCCATTGTTATCTTGCCTAAACGTGGTGTCCCATATCCATTCCCAACTCCCCACAAAGAAGTTGTGGTTATATTAG CTGAATGGTGGAAATCGGACACTGAAGCTGTGATTAATCAAGCTCTCAAATCTGGATTGGCACCAAATGTCTCTGATGCTCACACTATCAATGGCCATCCTGGAACCCTCTCAACTTGTCCTTCACAAG GTGGGTTCACATTGCCAGTCCAAAGTGGGAAGACATACATGCTAAGGATAATCAATGCTGCACTCAATGAAGAGCTCTTCTTTAAGATTGCTGGGCACCAGCTCACCATTGTAGAAGTTGATGCCACATATGTCAAACCATTCAAAACAGACACAATCCTGATTGCTCCTGGCCAAACAACTAATGCTCTCATCACTACAGATCAAAATACTGGCAAGTACTTGGTTGCTGCAGCACCCTTCATGGACTCGCCTATCGCGGTTGATAACGTGACCGCCACTGCCACCTTGCACTATTCTGGTACACTTTCTAATGCTGCCACAACCCTCACCACCCCACCACCACAAAATGCCACAGCAGTCGCGAACAAGTTTACTAACTCTCTTAAAAGCCTTAATTCACAAAAATACCCAGCCAAAGTCCCATTGAAGATCGATCACCATCTGTTTTTCACAGTGGGTCTAGGAGTTAATCCTTGTCCAACTTGCAAAGCCGGCAACGGAAGCAGAGTGGTTGCTAGTGTTAACAATGTCACATTTGTTATGCCAACCACAGCTTTGCTACAAGCACATTTTTTCAACATTAGTGGGGTATTCACCACTGATTTTCCTAGAAACCCACCACATAAATTCAACTACACGGGAACTCCACCAGCAAATTTGCAGACTACAAATGGAACAAAGGTCTATAAGCTGAAATACAATTCTACCGTTCAACTTGTTATGCAAGATACAGGAATCATATCCACTGAGAACCATCCAGTCCATTTACACGGCTTCAACTTCTTCGCTGTCGGTAGAGGAGTTGGAAATTACAATCCAAAGACAGACCCTAACAATTTCAATCTTGTTGATCCTGTCGAAAGGAACACAATTGGAGTACCCTCTGGTGGATGGGTTGCTATTCGATTCCGTGCAGATAATCCAG GAGTTTGGTTCATGCATTGTCATCTAGAAGTGCACACAACATGGGGACTAAAGATGGCATTTTTGGTTGACGATGGCAAAGGCCCTAATGAGTCACTCCTGCCGCCTCCTAGTGATCTGCCAAAATGTTGA